In Anopheles gambiae chromosome 2, idAnoGambNW_F1_1, whole genome shotgun sequence, a single window of DNA contains:
- the LOC133392142 gene encoding uncharacterized protein LOC133392142 isoform X2: MGIHNLPNAPVMTVAIFCGESKPLYAEEYSGQFVDEMNELQRVGIWIGKRHYTVHLRSIIADSLARAFIKGVKSHNAYSACMKCTIITERDGNRVYFPYGAPCESRLHGLHGADKYPDHKIHMTPLVRLHKCDIICDIVVAEAMHLFYKGVMCKLLILWTEGFRDLGCKMTRRQQRELSAHLRSLKLPSDFQRKLRELQYVKLWKASEFKMLLLVAGFVVLKGRINNVAYHFMLLFVAVTLLSTSYHRAK, translated from the exons ATGGGCATCCACAACCTGCCTAATGCCCCGGTGATGACGGTTGCGATTTTTTGCGGCGAGTCAAAACCGTTATACGCCGAGGAATATTCAGGACAGTTTGTGGATGAAATGAACGAGCTGCAGCGTGTTGGGATATGGATCGGCAAACGGCATTACACTGTGCACCTGCGAAGTATCATAGCAGATTCTCTGGCGCGTGCATTCATCAAAG GTGTTAAATCGCACAACGCATACAGCGCCTGTATGAAGTGCACCATCATTACGGAAAGGGACGGCAATCGCGTATACTTTCCGTATGGGGCGCCTTGCGAATCGCGCTTACATGGTCTGCATGGTGCAGACAAATATCCGGACCATAAGATTCACATGACACCCCTTGTAAGGCTCCACAAATGTGACATCATATGTGACATTGTGGTTGCCGAGGCCATGCACCTTTTTTACAAGGGTGTCATGTGCAAATTGTTGATATTGTGGACGGAAGGGTTCCGTGACCTGGGCTGTAAGATGACGCGACGGCAGCAACGTGAATTGTCGGCACACCTGCGTTCATTGAAACTGCCCTCAGATTTCCAACGGAAACTGCGCGAACTGCAATACGTCAAACTTTGGAAAGCTTCTGAGTTTAAGATGTTATTGCTTGTCGCCGGTTTTGTGGTACTGAAGGGCAGAATTAATAATGTGGCGTATCACTTCATGTTGCTGTTCGTCGCCGTTACCTTACTATCCACCTCCTACCATCGTGCGAAATAG
- the LOC133392142 gene encoding uncharacterized protein LOC133392142 isoform X1 yields the protein MVPGHRNMHSVLFSFSFHCRYTQPAVERFEIDFFVDGLPLYKSSRTIFWPILMGIHNLPNAPVMTVAIFCGESKPLYAEEYSGQFVDEMNELQRVGIWIGKRHYTVHLRSIIADSLARAFIKGVKSHNAYSACMKCTIITERDGNRVYFPYGAPCESRLHGLHGADKYPDHKIHMTPLVRLHKCDIICDIVVAEAMHLFYKGVMCKLLILWTEGFRDLGCKMTRRQQRELSAHLRSLKLPSDFQRKLRELQYVKLWKASEFKMLLLVAGFVVLKGRINNVAYHFMLLFVAVTLLSTSYHRAK from the exons ATGGTACCAGGGCATAGAAACATGCATTCGGTCCTATTTTCG TTTTCTTTCCATTGCAGATACACGCAGCCTGCCGTAGAGCGCTTTGAGATAGACTTTTTTGTGGACGGTCTTCCGCTTTACAAAAGCAGTCGGACAATATTCTGGCCCATCCTCATGGGCATCCACAACCTGCCTAATGCCCCGGTGATGACGGTTGCGATTTTTTGCGGCGAGTCAAAACCGTTATACGCCGAGGAATATTCAGGACAGTTTGTGGATGAAATGAACGAGCTGCAGCGTGTTGGGATATGGATCGGCAAACGGCATTACACTGTGCACCTGCGAAGTATCATAGCAGATTCTCTGGCGCGTGCATTCATCAAAG GTGTTAAATCGCACAACGCATACAGCGCCTGTATGAAGTGCACCATCATTACGGAAAGGGACGGCAATCGCGTATACTTTCCGTATGGGGCGCCTTGCGAATCGCGCTTACATGGTCTGCATGGTGCAGACAAATATCCGGACCATAAGATTCACATGACACCCCTTGTAAGGCTCCACAAATGTGACATCATATGTGACATTGTGGTTGCCGAGGCCATGCACCTTTTTTACAAGGGTGTCATGTGCAAATTGTTGATATTGTGGACGGAAGGGTTCCGTGACCTGGGCTGTAAGATGACGCGACGGCAGCAACGTGAATTGTCGGCACACCTGCGTTCATTGAAACTGCCCTCAGATTTCCAACGGAAACTGCGCGAACTGCAATACGTCAAACTTTGGAAAGCTTCTGAGTTTAAGATGTTATTGCTTGTCGCCGGTTTTGTGGTACTGAAGGGCAGAATTAATAATGTGGCGTATCACTTCATGTTGCTGTTCGTCGCCGTTACCTTACTATCCACCTCCTACCATCGTGCGAAATAG